One region of Carya illinoinensis cultivar Pawnee chromosome 8, C.illinoinensisPawnee_v1, whole genome shotgun sequence genomic DNA includes:
- the LOC122274786 gene encoding ankyrin repeat-containing protein At5g02620-like produces METALFEKAMVGKWDEVVDICTENPWALVSSITRLEDTALHLAVSDGQEQTVRKLITEIISYQPNPEAVLRVANKRGNTPLHFASLMGNIVAMCKCIAAVDSSLIAVRNHERETPLFMAVLFGKREAFQCLVQVLSPDEVYTCSRRETGDTILHSAISGDHFDLALHIIKLYGKLVNAVSKEGITPLHLLAEKPSAFRSGSRLGFCKRLIYHCIYHLFIAA; encoded by the exons ATGGAGACGGCCTTGTTCGAAAAGGCCATGGTAGGGAAATGGGATGAAGTCGTCGATATATGTACGGAAAACCCATGGGCTCTAGTCTCCAGCATCACCAGGTTAGAGGACACAGCATTACACCTAGCTGTCTCGGACGGCCAAGAACAGACGGTCCGGAAACTGATCACAGAGATCATTTCGTACCAACCAAACCCAGAAGCGGTTCTTCGAGTTGCAAACAAGAGAGGCAACACTCCTCTCCATTTTGCTTCATTGATGGGGAATATTGTGGCCATGTGTAAATGCATAGCAGCGGTTGATTCTTCCTTGATCGCTGTTCGTAATCATGAGCGAGAGACTCCGCTTTTCATGGCTGTTCTCTTTGGCAAAAGAGAAGCTTTCCAATGTCTTGTCCAGGTGCTTAGCCCGGATGAGGTCTATACGTGCTCCAGGAGGGAGACTGGTGACACAATCCTTCACAGCGCCATTTCTGGAGACCATTTTG ATCTGGCATTGCACATAATTAAATTGTATGGAAAACTGGTGAACGCTGTCAGTAAGGAAGGAATCACGCCTCTTCATCTACTAGCTGAAAAGCCTTCCGCTTTCCGAAGCGGGAGCCGCCTTGGATTTTGCAAAAGACTCATTTATCACTGTATCTATCACCTTTTCATCGCTGCTTAg